A genomic region of Solanum dulcamara chromosome 2, daSolDulc1.2, whole genome shotgun sequence contains the following coding sequences:
- the LOC129880237 gene encoding uncharacterized protein LOC129880237 — MDFFYKAKAVRLKSHLDKYLVADDDQENIRQSRNGSSRKARWLVELVDAENSHFIRLKSSSGKYLTASDEPFLLGMTGKKVLQTLPENTKDLRIEWEAIRDGFQVKLRVFGGKYLRANGGMLPWKNKVTHDNPYSGSTKNWILWNVEPIDVPENESLTDYLRMVSNFSSVSDELSSLDLGSPNSVHSTCSFSPTRMAKNSLPKRSAMELFHKAKAVRLQSHHEKYLTAEEDEESVTQDRNGASKKAKWVVEFVEKTENVIRLKSCYGKYLTASNQPFLLGMTGRKVLQTLPNRLDSSIEWEPIREGHQVKLRTRYGQFLRGNGGLPPWRNSVTHDIPQRTKTQDWVLWDVHVVEILAHSAPETAVTTAVVGGNSDSFASESSSPTTMTTGSSKSHSFSRQESSDSLISSPPKLVDGRLIYYHIMDEFGEIDEGTEGLCITFKGNSVEDLKKRLEEETGLEDITVCTRSPLNGKLYPLRLQLPPNNANMNVIILHRHLKRLEILHNQECHCKSNSRST; from the exons ATGGATTTTTTCTACAAAGCCAAAGCTGTAAGATTAAAAAGTCATCTAGACAAATATCTCGTAGCCGATGATGATCAAGAAAACATCCGACAAAGCCGAAACGGCTCATCAAGAAAAGCACGGTGGCTTGTTGAGCTTGTCGACGCCGAAAACAGCCACTTTATACGGCTCAAAAGTAGCTCCGGCAAGTATCTCACAGCTTCCGACGAGCCATTTCTTCTTGGCATGACCGGAAAAAAG gtACTTCAAACGTTGCCCGAAAACACGAAGGACTTGAGAATAGAATGGGAAGCAATACGGGATGGATTTCAAGTAAAATTAAGGGTGtttggaggaaaatatttaCGTGCAAATGGAGGGATGCTACCATGGAAAAATAAAGTGACACACGATAATCCTTATAGTGGTAGCACAAAAAATTGGATTTTGTGGAACGTTGAACCCATCGATGTGCCAGAAAATGAATCGTTAACGGATTATTTAAGGATGGTTTCGAATTTTTCATCAGTTTCAGATGAACTTTCAAGCTTGGATTTGGGATCTCCAAATTCTGTACATTCAACTTGTTCTTTCTCACCTACTAGGATGGCTAAG AATTCTTTACCAAAAAGATCAGCAATGGAGCTATTCCACAAAGCAAAAGCTGTTCGTTTACAGAGTCACCATGAAAAGTACTTAACAgctgaagaagatgaagaatcaGTAACTCAAGATCGTAACGGAGCTTCAAAAAAAGCAAAATGGGTAGTTGAATTTGTTGAAAAAACCGAAAATGTTATTCGATTGAAGAGTTGTTATGGGAAATATTTAACAGCTTCGAATCAGCCATTTCTTCTGGGTATGACTGGTAGGAAAGTTCTTCAAACTTTGCCTAATCGACTTGATTCTTCAATTGAATGGGAACCCATTAGAGAAGGGCATCAAGTTAAGCTAAGGACGAGATATGGACAATTTTTAAGGGGAAATGGGGGTCTTCCACCATGGAGAAATTCTGTTACTCATGATATTCCTCAGAGGACTAAAACTCAAGATTGGGTTCTTTGGGATGTTCatgttgttgaaattttggCTCATTCGGCGCCGGAGACGGCGGTGACAACGGCGGTGGTGGGTGGTAATTCAGATTCATTTGCTTCTGAATCTAGTTCTCCGACTACTATGACTACTGGTTCATCTAAATCTCACAGCTTTTCCAGACAAGAG TCAAGTGATTCGTTGATTAGTTCGCCGCCTAAATTGGTAGATGGAAGGCTTATATATTATCACATTATGGATGAATTTGGAGAAATTGATGAAGGAACAGAGGGACTTTGCATAACTTTCAAGGGAAATAGTGTTGAGGATCTAAAGAAGAGATTGGAGGAGGAAACTGGGCTTGAGGATATTACTGTGTGTACTCGGAGTCCTTTGAATGGGAAGCTTTATCCTCTCCGTTTGCAGCTTCCTCCCAACAATGCAAATATGAACGTTATTATTTTGCATCGTCATCTAAAG AGGCTAGAGATATTGCATAACCAAGAATGCCATTGTAAGTCCAACTCGCGGAGCACATAA